CGACGCGGACGGTGTCGTCGGTCGAGCCGTCGCTGACGACGAGGACGTCGTGGCCGGGCAGCACCTCCGCGATCTCCGCGAGGACGCCGGGGAGCGCCACCTGTTCGTTCCACGCGGGCAGCACGATGAGGACGCGCGTGATCGGACGGGGCACGGGAGCACTCTAGTGGACCGGCGAGGGGACCCCCGCGACGGGCGGTTAGCCTGGCACCCGGAGTTTCCCCGACGCGAGGAGAGTGCAGTGCGCTGGTTGGTGACGGGTGCCCACGGGATGCTGGGACAGGACCTCGTGGCGCTCCTGCGGGAGCGGGGCGAGGACGTCACGGCGGCGGACCGCGAGCACGTCGACATCACGGACGCGGCCGCGGTCGACGCGGCGGTCGCGGGGGTCGACGTGGTCGTCAACTGCGCCGCGTGGACGGCGGTCGACGACGCGGAGACCAGCGAGGGTGCCGCGTTCACGGTGAACGCCGTGGGCGCCGAGCGGCTCGCGGCCGCGGCGGGCCGGCACGGTGCGCGGCTCGTGCAGATCTCGACGGACTACGTGTTCGACGGCCACGCGGACACGCCCTACGCGGAGGACGCCGAGGTCGCGCCCCGCTCCGCCTACGGCCGGACCAAGGCCGCGGGGGAGTGGGCCGTGCGGGCCGGCGCACCCGACCACCTGGTCGTGCGCACCGCCTGGCTCTACGGCGCGGGCGGCCCGTGCTTCCCGAAGACGATCGCCCGCGTCGCGCGCGAGCGCGGCGGGCTCGACGTCGTCGACGAC
The sequence above is a segment of the Cellulomonas fimi genome. Coding sequences within it:
- the rfbD gene encoding dTDP-4-dehydrorhamnose reductase, which translates into the protein MRWLVTGAHGMLGQDLVALLRERGEDVTAADREHVDITDAAAVDAAVAGVDVVVNCAAWTAVDDAETSEGAAFTVNAVGAERLAAAAGRHGARLVQISTDYVFDGHADTPYAEDAEVAPRSAYGRTKAAGEWAVRAGAPDHLVVRTAWLYGAGGPCFPKTIARVARERGGLDVVDDQVGQPTWTVDLAALVVRLVDAGAPAGVYHGTSSGRTSWHGFAQAIVGAAGMDPQIVRPTTSEAFERPAPRPAYSVLGHDALRAAGVEPIGDWAERWEQAAPSVLAGR